A region of Candidatus Defluviilinea gracilis DNA encodes the following proteins:
- a CDS encoding triose-phosphate isomerase, with translation MRKPLVAGNWKMNKNSAEARELVAAMLNPLRAIAGVEKVLCPPSTSLPAIAPMLTGSDIGLGAQNMHWEEKGAFTGELSPNMVKEFCAYIIIGHSERRAYFGETDEQVNKKLHAAMKAGLIPIVCVGETLDEYESGRTGEVVSRQIKLGFASVDSASASRIVVAYEPVWAIGTGKASSGENANGVVRQVIRRALSEVFNENAAQSMRVLYGGSVTGSNAPEFFSQPEIDGALVGGASLKPDEFVAITKAASAR, from the coding sequence ATGAGAAAACCATTGGTTGCCGGTAATTGGAAGATGAACAAGAACTCTGCCGAGGCGCGCGAACTCGTTGCGGCGATGCTGAATCCGTTGCGCGCGATCGCGGGCGTCGAAAAAGTGTTGTGCCCGCCATCCACCTCGTTGCCCGCGATCGCGCCGATGTTGACCGGCTCGGATATCGGTCTTGGCGCGCAGAACATGCATTGGGAGGAGAAGGGCGCGTTCACCGGCGAACTCTCGCCGAACATGGTTAAGGAATTTTGCGCGTACATCATCATCGGTCACTCGGAGCGACGCGCGTATTTCGGTGAAACCGATGAGCAGGTGAACAAGAAATTACATGCCGCGATGAAGGCGGGCTTGATTCCCATCGTGTGCGTGGGCGAGACGCTGGACGAATACGAATCTGGTCGGACGGGGGAGGTTGTTTCGCGCCAGATCAAGCTTGGGTTTGCCAGTGTGGATTCCGCATCCGCATCGCGCATCGTTGTCGCGTATGAGCCGGTGTGGGCGATCGGCACCGGCAAAGCCTCGAGCGGCGAGAATGCCAACGGGGTGGTGAGGCAGGTCATACGTCGCGCATTGAGCGAAGTGTTCAACGAGAATGCCGCGCAATCGATGCGGGTGTTGTATGGCGGGTCGGTCACCGGGTCCAACGCGCCTGAATTTTTCTCCCAGCCCGAAATCGACGGCGCGCTCGTGGGTGGCGCAAGCCTCAAGCCCGATGAGTTCGTGGCGATTACCAAAGCGGCTTCCGCGCGATAG
- a CDS encoding ROK family protein, translating to MSLTIAVDLGGTHIRTASYNSESITPIARYRARTNAHEPGVFDRLVQAIENVWDPNVTSMGVASPGPLDPYTGTILATPNIPEWRNFPLAQKLSARFGVPVHLDNDANMAGFGEWTFGAGKGHHNLVYLTISTGVGGGVICNDALLQGFHGLATELGHMIIDPDGPPCGCGKNGHVESFSSGTAIARHTMEQIQAGVSSSLPSQGQLTAKQIAEAALAGDSLAVSAFARAGHYLGIAVANYLAIFDPSIVIFGGGVSQVGDLLFKPFEKSLREHTFHPHYLDDLVIAKAALGDDVGLLGALAWARFKRSNEMARVA from the coding sequence ATGTCACTCACGATAGCCGTAGACCTCGGCGGGACGCACATCCGCACCGCATCATACAACTCTGAAAGCATCACACCCATTGCTCGTTATCGCGCGCGCACGAACGCGCATGAGCCCGGCGTGTTCGATCGCCTCGTGCAAGCGATCGAAAATGTGTGGGACCCCAACGTCACTTCGATGGGCGTTGCGTCCCCCGGTCCGCTTGATCCGTATACAGGAACCATCCTCGCCACTCCGAACATTCCCGAGTGGCGAAATTTTCCGCTGGCGCAAAAACTCTCCGCGCGTTTCGGCGTGCCGGTGCACCTCGACAACGACGCGAACATGGCGGGTTTCGGCGAATGGACGTTCGGCGCGGGCAAGGGTCATCACAACCTCGTTTATCTCACCATCAGCACGGGCGTCGGCGGCGGCGTGATCTGCAACGACGCGCTCTTGCAAGGCTTTCACGGACTCGCAACCGAACTCGGTCACATGATCATCGACCCGGACGGTCCGCCGTGCGGATGCGGCAAAAACGGACATGTGGAATCATTTTCATCGGGGACTGCCATCGCGCGACATACGATGGAACAAATTCAAGCAGGAGTAAGTTCCTCGCTTCCTTCGCAGGGACAGCTGACCGCCAAACAGATAGCGGAGGCGGCGCTTGCAGGCGACTCGCTCGCTGTTTCAGCCTTTGCGCGCGCGGGACATTATCTCGGCATTGCAGTTGCGAATTATCTCGCCATCTTCGATCCGTCCATTGTAATTTTTGGCGGAGGCGTTTCACAGGTGGGCGATCTGTTGTTCAAGCCGTTTGAAAAAAGTTTGCGCGAGCATACGTTTCATCCGCATTATTTGGATGACTTAGTCATTGCCAAAGCCGCGCTCGGCGATGATGTGGGTTTGCTGGGCGCGCTCGCATGGGCGCGCTTCAAACGAAGCAATGAAATGGCAAGGGTGGCATGA
- a CDS encoding protein kinase: protein MSFNVGDNVGPYKIIEQLGQGGMATVYKAYHASLDRYVAVKALHAAFGEDATFSARFQREARVVAKLEHPNIVPVYDYAEHEKRPYLIMKYIEGDTLKARLNKAPLTAQEIEKVVDSIGSALAYAHKQGILHRDIKPSNVLVANDGVIYLADFGLARIAQSGESTLSSDMIMGTPQYISPEQAMGKKELDNGTDIYSFAVMLYEMVVGQVPFSADTPFSIIHDHIYTPLPLPQSINPKVPEPVQRVLLKALAKERADRYETVDGLVAAFKSAWNEAGVPMQGTLITIAKPVEPSPADKTRMKPTAEPTKMAAKAGAAEPVALAEKKRSPFVWVGVIAVVAICLGSLFVARQNRLFTTFLNRRATATPTFTAPATVTKQAAPPVQTPLRSITPNQPLNLPPEALVAQQRVKDNPNDLQARLDLAVALWSAEMPGASYDTLAELIKLAGANNEAFYIQAGDKFVAIEGWLPAAALYFQARKTYGLGGNVPNNILDGFHQSYYRGAERAEAPSVLPFDKVAQVDQPIALVAQARNAFYSGHIDDAATFLNQVKRLSPNMPEAFLLEAEMNSVTGENEKARLIANGLLADLSAPDWVRAFAEEIIKKLP, encoded by the coding sequence ATGTCTTTCAACGTCGGCGATAACGTCGGACCATACAAGATCATCGAACAGTTGGGGCAGGGCGGCATGGCAACCGTCTACAAAGCCTATCACGCCTCATTGGATCGCTATGTCGCGGTCAAAGCCTTGCATGCGGCGTTCGGTGAAGACGCCACGTTTTCGGCGCGGTTTCAACGCGAGGCGCGTGTCGTTGCAAAACTCGAACATCCGAACATTGTGCCGGTGTACGATTATGCCGAACATGAAAAACGTCCGTATCTCATTATGAAATACATCGAGGGGGATACGCTCAAAGCGCGGTTGAATAAAGCTCCGCTGACCGCGCAGGAGATCGAAAAAGTCGTCGACTCGATCGGTTCCGCGCTGGCGTATGCGCACAAGCAGGGAATCCTCCACCGCGACATCAAGCCGTCGAATGTGTTGGTGGCGAACGACGGTGTGATCTATCTCGCGGACTTCGGCTTGGCGCGTATTGCCCAGTCCGGCGAATCAACGCTTTCCTCCGACATGATCATGGGCACGCCGCAATACATCTCGCCCGAGCAGGCGATGGGCAAGAAAGAGCTCGACAACGGCACGGATATTTATTCGTTCGCCGTGATGTTGTATGAGATGGTGGTGGGGCAGGTGCCGTTCAGCGCGGACACGCCGTTTTCCATTATCCACGATCACATTTACACGCCCCTGCCGCTTCCACAATCGATTAACCCGAAAGTGCCGGAGCCTGTGCAACGTGTGTTGTTGAAGGCGCTTGCCAAAGAACGCGCCGACCGTTATGAAACAGTTGATGGACTGGTTGCGGCTTTTAAGTCCGCATGGAATGAGGCGGGCGTGCCTATGCAGGGCACGTTGATCACGATCGCCAAACCCGTAGAGCCGTCGCCTGCCGATAAAACGCGGATGAAGCCCACTGCCGAGCCGACGAAGATGGCGGCAAAGGCTGGGGCGGCTGAACCCGTTGCACTGGCGGAAAAGAAGCGTTCGCCGTTTGTCTGGGTGGGAGTCATCGCAGTCGTCGCAATTTGTTTGGGGTCTTTGTTTGTCGCGCGTCAGAATCGCCTGTTTACAACATTCTTGAATCGACGCGCCACTGCCACCCCAACGTTTACCGCGCCCGCCACTGTGACGAAACAAGCCGCGCCGCCGGTTCAAACTCCCCTTCGATCGATCACCCCAAACCAACCGTTGAATCTTCCGCCTGAGGCGCTGGTTGCGCAACAACGCGTAAAAGATAACCCCAATGATCTGCAAGCGCGGCTTGATCTTGCGGTGGCGTTATGGTCGGCTGAAATGCCGGGCGCATCGTATGATACCCTGGCGGAATTGATCAAGCTTGCCGGCGCGAATAATGAGGCGTTTTACATTCAAGCCGGGGATAAGTTTGTTGCCATTGAAGGCTGGTTACCGGCGGCGGCGTTATATTTTCAGGCAAGAAAAACATACGGGTTGGGCGGCAATGTGCCGAATAATATATTGGATGGTTTCCACCAATCTTATTACAGAGGCGCAGAGCGCGCCGAAGCCCCGTCTGTTCTGCCGTTTGACAAGGTGGCGCAGGTGGATCAGCCGATCGCATTAGTCGCGCAGGCGCGTAACGCCTTCTATTCCGGTCACATCGACGATGCCGCTACGTTCTTGAATCAGGTGAAGCGGTTGTCGCCGAATATGCCCGAGGCGTTTTTGCTGGAAGCGGAGATGAACTCGGTGACCGGTGAAAATGAAAAAGCGCGGTTGATCGCAAACGGTTTGCTGGCAGACTTGAGCGCGCCGGATTGGGTGCGGGCATTTGCCGAGGAAATCATCAAAAAACTTCCCTGA
- the gap gene encoding type I glyceraldehyde-3-phosphate dehydrogenase — protein sequence MTVKIGINGFGRIGRLVFRTIKQRHPGEIEVVAVNDLFDSATNAHLLKYDSTYGPFEGTVEVKDGDLVIDGKTVKVTAEKDPANIKWKDMGVDIVIESTGFFTDATKAKAHIESGGAKKVIISAPAKNEDITVVLGVNDDKYDPKKHNIVSNASCTTNGLAPVAKVLNDKFGIDKGFLTTIHAYTNSQKLQDLGAKDVRDARAAAQNIVPSATGAAKAVGLVIPELKGKFTGMAFRVPTPTVSVVDFTATLNKEATADEIRAAMVEYARGPMEGVLDVTDEPLVSTDLRGTTYSSVFSSMDTIVLGNMVKVVAWYDNEWGYACRTADLAAMMAKSL from the coding sequence ATGACAGTAAAAATCGGCATTAACGGATTTGGGCGCATTGGGCGGCTCGTGTTCCGCACCATCAAACAACGGCACCCGGGCGAGATCGAAGTAGTTGCGGTGAACGATTTGTTCGACTCCGCGACCAACGCGCATTTATTGAAATACGATTCAACGTATGGCCCATTCGAAGGGACCGTTGAAGTCAAAGATGGCGATCTTGTCATTGACGGCAAGACGGTCAAGGTCACAGCTGAGAAAGACCCCGCGAATATCAAATGGAAAGATATGGGCGTGGATATTGTGATCGAGTCGACGGGATTTTTCACCGACGCGACCAAAGCCAAAGCGCACATCGAATCGGGCGGCGCGAAGAAGGTCATCATCTCCGCGCCTGCAAAGAACGAAGATATCACCGTTGTTCTCGGCGTCAACGACGACAAATACGACCCGAAGAAACATAACATTGTTTCCAACGCTTCCTGCACCACGAACGGACTCGCTCCCGTGGCCAAAGTGCTCAACGATAAATTCGGGATCGACAAAGGTTTTCTCACCACTATTCACGCGTATACCAACTCGCAGAAACTGCAAGACCTCGGCGCGAAAGACGTGCGCGATGCGCGCGCCGCGGCGCAGAACATCGTTCCATCCGCAACGGGCGCGGCAAAAGCAGTGGGGCTTGTCATCCCCGAACTCAAAGGCAAGTTTACCGGCATGGCGTTCCGCGTTCCCACGCCGACCGTTTCGGTTGTGGATTTCACCGCCACCCTCAACAAAGAAGCGACCGCCGACGAAATCCGCGCGGCGATGGTCGAATATGCGCGCGGTCCCATGGAAGGCGTTCTCGATGTGACCGACGAGCCGCTCGTTTCCACCGATCTGCGCGGCACAACGTATTCGTCCGTGTTCAGTTCGATGGACACGATCGTCCTCGGCAACATGGTCAAAGTGGTGGCATGGTACGACAACGAATGGGGCTACGCCTGCCGCACCGCCGATCTCGCCGCGATGATGGCGAAAAGCCTTTAG
- a CDS encoding YvcK family protein — MPNKKNSQVTRLLEEFREIARWFAPGLGIKRWFLFIMAGITLLGVGLAMLLLDLYRTDSTNETLLAILSYASLRFLPRILRILVFGGIGLWLVGYGIVRLNRSLLRPYLRSGRILLNDLTDFRRRERGPRIVAVGGGHGLASLLRGLKTWTRNLTAVVTVADDGGSSGRLRADFGILPPGDIRNCLAALSNDEQMLTQLFQYRFSGAGDLSGHSFGNLFITALADITGSFEGAVEESGRVLSVSGRVLPSTLHDVKLVADMQLPHTMNQVRVEGESRIPQMAGRVSRIWLEPNDAPAYPPVLKAILGADMIVIGPGSLYTSILPNLLVQDLLGAIRASRAVKVYVCNLATQSGETDLFSCYDHVRALEEHVGDNLFDVVLCNSNYEGALNEGSQWVKADEKILADARAFCTDLIHETQPWRHDSSKLATALNDVLEEYSSPLG, encoded by the coding sequence ATGCCAAACAAAAAGAACTCCCAGGTTACTCGCTTGCTCGAAGAGTTTCGAGAGATCGCCCGTTGGTTTGCGCCGGGGCTGGGAATCAAACGTTGGTTCCTTTTTATCATGGCGGGTATCACACTGCTGGGGGTGGGGCTGGCCATGCTCCTGCTTGATCTCTATCGCACCGATTCAACCAACGAGACCCTCCTGGCGATCCTTTCATATGCCTCGCTTCGATTCTTGCCGCGTATTCTTCGTATTTTGGTGTTCGGCGGGATCGGCCTTTGGCTGGTGGGATACGGCATCGTGCGACTCAACCGCTCGCTTCTTCGCCCTTACCTTCGGTCTGGTCGCATTTTGCTGAACGATTTGACCGACTTTCGCCGCCGCGAACGCGGACCACGTATCGTTGCCGTCGGCGGCGGGCACGGGCTGGCATCCCTGCTTAGAGGTTTGAAAACGTGGACGCGGAATTTAACGGCGGTGGTCACAGTTGCAGACGACGGCGGTTCGTCGGGTCGCCTCCGCGCAGATTTTGGGATTCTGCCTCCGGGCGATATCCGCAACTGTCTCGCCGCCCTTTCCAACGACGAGCAGATGCTCACGCAGTTGTTCCAATATCGCTTCAGCGGCGCGGGCGATCTGAGCGGTCATTCGTTTGGGAATTTATTTATCACCGCGCTGGCAGACATCACCGGCAGTTTCGAAGGCGCGGTTGAGGAATCGGGCAGGGTGCTTTCGGTGAGTGGGCGCGTGCTTCCATCGACACTGCATGACGTGAAACTGGTTGCGGATATGCAATTGCCTCACACGATGAATCAAGTTCGGGTGGAGGGGGAGAGTCGCATCCCACAGATGGCGGGGCGCGTCAGCCGCATCTGGCTGGAACCGAACGACGCGCCGGCGTACCCGCCTGTGTTGAAAGCCATCCTCGGCGCAGATATGATCGTGATCGGACCCGGCAGTTTGTACACCAGCATTCTGCCCAACCTGCTCGTGCAAGACCTGCTGGGAGCCATTCGCGCCAGCCGCGCCGTCAAAGTGTATGTATGCAACCTTGCCACGCAAAGCGGCGAAACGGATTTGTTCTCATGCTACGATCATGTCCGCGCGTTGGAGGAACATGTGGGCGATAACCTGTTCGATGTGGTATTGTGCAACAGTAATTACGAGGGCGCGCTCAACGAAGGCTCGCAATGGGTGAAAGCAGATGAAAAAATCCTCGCCGACGCGCGCGCCTTTTGCACCGACTTGATCCACGAAACGCAACCCTGGCGGCACGACTCATCCAAACTGGCTACCGCGCTGAACGATGTGTTGGAAGAATACTCGAGCCCATTGGGCTGA
- a CDS encoding phosphoglycerate kinase, with translation MNKKTVKDIDLKNKRVLMRVDFNVPMADGKVTDDKRIRAALPTIQYVLDQNASLILMSHLGRPKSASDSQFSLRAAAEVLSTLLARPVQMAPDCVGPEVETMAKDLKPGEVLMLENTRFHPEEEKNDLDFAKRLASLGEVYVNDAFGSAHRAHASTEGVARFLPAVSGFLMEQELEYLGRAVANPEHPYIAILGGAKISDKILVVETLLSQCDKLIIGGGMANTFLAAQGLNMQDSLVEEASLETAKGIMAKSADKLILPVDAVIADKFAEDANTQVVDVGKIPAGWRMLDVGPKTVGVYQAALSGAKLIVWNGPVGVFEMPKFAEGTFALARMLAESNAVTVIGGGDSASAVKKAGVAKQMTHVSTGGGASLEFLEGKELPGVAALMDK, from the coding sequence ATGAACAAGAAAACAGTCAAAGATATTGATCTCAAAAACAAGCGCGTGCTCATGCGCGTGGACTTCAACGTGCCGATGGCAGACGGCAAAGTGACCGACGACAAACGCATCCGCGCCGCGTTGCCGACGATTCAATACGTGCTGGATCAAAACGCGTCGTTGATTCTGATGAGTCATTTGGGGCGACCCAAATCCGCTTCGGATTCCCAGTTCAGCCTGCGCGCGGCCGCGGAAGTTTTATCCACGCTTCTGGCGCGTCCCGTTCAAATGGCGCCCGATTGCGTGGGACCCGAAGTGGAAACAATGGCAAAAGACTTGAAGCCCGGCGAAGTGCTGATGCTCGAAAACACGCGCTTCCACCCGGAAGAAGAGAAGAACGATCTCGATTTTGCCAAACGACTCGCCTCGCTCGGCGAAGTCTACGTGAACGACGCGTTCGGCTCGGCGCATCGCGCGCATGCTTCCACCGAAGGCGTGGCGAGATTTCTCCCTGCTGTTTCTGGCTTTCTCATGGAACAGGAACTCGAATACCTCGGTCGGGCGGTAGCGAATCCTGAACATCCCTACATTGCGATTCTCGGCGGCGCGAAGATCAGTGACAAGATTCTCGTCGTCGAAACCCTGCTCTCCCAATGCGACAAACTCATCATCGGCGGCGGCATGGCAAATACATTTCTCGCCGCGCAGGGACTCAACATGCAAGACAGCCTCGTCGAAGAAGCATCGCTTGAAACCGCCAAGGGAATCATGGCAAAGTCTGCCGACAAATTGATCCTGCCTGTGGACGCGGTCATCGCGGATAAATTTGCCGAAGACGCGAACACGCAAGTCGTGGACGTGGGGAAAATCCCTGCTGGCTGGCGCATGTTGGATGTGGGACCGAAAACTGTCGGTGTGTATCAAGCCGCGTTGAGCGGAGCCAAGTTGATCGTCTGGAATGGACCCGTCGGCGTCTTCGAGATGCCGAAGTTTGCCGAAGGGACGTTTGCCCTTGCGCGCATGTTGGCAGAATCCAACGCGGTCACGGTGATCGGCGGCGGCGATTCGGCGAGCGCGGTCAAAAAGGCGGGCGTCGCCAAACAGATGACACACGTCTCCACTGGCGGCGGCGCGTCGCTGGAATTTTTAGAGGGGAAAGAGTTACCCGGCGTCGCGGCGTTGATGGATAAGTAA